The Anolis sagrei isolate rAnoSag1 chromosome Y, rAnoSag1.mat, whole genome shotgun sequence genome contains a region encoding:
- the LOC137095659 gene encoding sialic acid-binding Ig-like lectin 14 yields MELLQIGVLSQHADYTLTATAFVSVQRGLQVHIPCQFTYNKQHANSFSTFYGYWFKNKKEPVQCASVPSQSQGLLVATNNEGQTIKESTKNRIQLDGDVEQGNCSFQINDAQLEDEGSYYFRVEQGDILKYSFYLKTLQVTVTDYLRPSSTHPANCIHEDNALSCICSFQSQVPAQIQWQVEGETLSGNSTRGALQVMSWVHTNVVVSSLNFSGNLEGGQPLICLGSNAFGTYVVHFRLSSPTKDYLQPSSTHPANCIHEDNALFCICSFQSQVPAQIQWQVEGETLSGNSTRGALQTMSWVRTNEVVSSLNFSGSLEGGQPLICLGSNALGTYAVHFRLNSPTKDAYVTILVSAVCGSLITASIFLLSLCLSRLRKTQKEKQEKEEKESSYNMRAHQAMDENNAIYCNVQPMRCYARSKF; encoded by the exons GTGTGCTAAGCCAGCATGCAGATTATACACTGACAGCAACTGCCTTTGTCTCTGTGCAACGAGGTCTCCAGGTTCACATTCCTTGCCAGTtcacttataacaaacaacacgCAAACAGTTTTTCAACATTCTATGGTTACTGGTTTAAGAATAAGAAAGAACCAGTCCAATGCGCTTCAGTTCCTAGCCAAAGCCAAGGTCTTCTTGTGGCCACCAACAATGAAGGACAAACCATTAAGGAATCCACTAAGAACCGGATCCAGTTAGATGGAGATGTAGAGCAAGGCAACTGCTCCTTTCAGATCAATGATGCCCAGTTAGAGGATGAAGGATCATACTACTTTAGAGTCGAACAAGGAGATATCTTAAAATACAGTTTTTATCTCAAAACACTTCAAGTTACTGTAACAG ATTACCTCCGACCTAGCAGCACCCACCCAGCCAATTGCATTCATGAAGACAATGCCCTGTCCTGTATTTGCTCCTTCCAGTCCCAGGTACCAGCCCAGATCCAATGGCAAGTGGAAGGAGAGACCCTCAGTGGCAACAGCACCAGAGGAGCCCTGCAGGTCATGTCTTGGGTCCACACAAATGTGGTTGTCAGCTCCTTGAATTTTAGTGGAAATCTGGAAGGGGGACAACCCCTCATCTGTCTTGGATCCAATGCTTTTGGGACCTATGTTGTGCACTTCCGGCTCAGCTCCCCAACAAAAg ATTACCTCCAACCTAGCAGCACCCACCCAGCCAATTGCATTCATGAAGACAATGCCCTGTTCTGTATCTGCTCCTTCCAGTCCCAGGTACCAGCCCAGATCCAATGGCAAGTGGAAGGAGAGACCCTTAGTGGCAACAGCACCAGAGGAGCCCTGCAGACCATGTCTTGGGTCCGCACAAATGAGGTTGTCAGCTCCTTGAATTTTAGTGGAAGTCTGGAAGGGGGACAACCCCTCATCTGTCTTGGATCCAATGCTTTGGGGACCTATGCTGTGCACTTCCGGCTCAACTCCCCAACAAAAg ATGCCTATGTGACAATCCTTGTTTCTGCAGTCTGTGGTTCTTTGATCACAGCAAGCATTTTCTTGCTTAGTCTCTGCTTATCCAG ACTTCGGAAAACGCAGAAGGAGaagcaagagaaggaagagaaggagtctTCATACAACATGAGAGCCCACCAAGCCATGGATGAGAACAATGCCATCTACTGCAATGTGCAGCCTATGAGATGTTATGCCAGATCCaagttttag